One segment of Amycolatopsis alba DSM 44262 DNA contains the following:
- a CDS encoding transglutaminase-like domain-containing protein codes for MKVPLKIESERLEDYLAADAVIDHDHPLIRETADGLSPTGGTEVDVIRSMFHFVRDEIAHTVDAADSRVTLMASEVLRERVGLCYAKAHLLAALLRSQGIPAGFCYQRIGVLHGLNGVYLAGPDRWIRLDPRGNKNGADAHFCLEGERLAWTLDPAKGEIDFPTVYTTPSSAVVETLSSAKPGPAWYEGILPHSP; via the coding sequence GTGAAAGTCCCGTTGAAGATCGAATCCGAACGGCTCGAAGATTATCTCGCCGCCGACGCGGTCATCGATCACGATCATCCGCTGATCCGCGAAACGGCTGACGGACTGTCACCGACCGGCGGCACCGAAGTCGACGTGATTCGTTCGATGTTTCACTTCGTGCGCGACGAGATCGCCCATACGGTGGACGCCGCCGATTCACGGGTCACCCTTATGGCCTCCGAGGTTCTGCGCGAGCGGGTCGGTCTCTGCTACGCGAAGGCTCATCTGCTGGCCGCTTTGCTGCGCAGCCAAGGCATCCCGGCCGGGTTCTGCTATCAGCGGATCGGCGTTCTGCACGGGCTCAACGGCGTGTATCTCGCCGGTCCGGACCGGTGGATCCGACTCGACCCGAGGGGCAACAAAAACGGTGCGGACGCTCATTTTTGCCTGGAAGGTGAGCGGCTCGCGTGGACTCTGGACCCCGCCAAGGGCGAGATCGACTTCCCCACGGTGTACACCACTCCTTCATCGGCCGTTGTCGAAACGCTGTCGTCGGCGAAGCCCGGTCCCGCGTGGTACGAAGGAATCCTTCCGCACTCTCCGTAA
- a CDS encoding histidine phosphatase family protein: MVARLLLARHGQTEWHAENRYAGSSDVALTEEGLRQAGALAEFAAAAGPTAVFCSPQSRARRTAEPSAEALGLPLRVVDELREVHFGLLEGRTRDELAATDPDAVARFLADPATGAFPGSEPPGDAAARGAKALRGIAAEVPGETVLVVAHNTLIRLTLCALLGIPLETYRTVFPRLDNAAVTEIAIDGTRTGLLRLNQQAGTRYWAP; this comes from the coding sequence GTGGTCGCACGGTTGTTGTTGGCACGGCACGGCCAGACCGAATGGCATGCCGAGAACAGGTATGCGGGCAGCAGCGACGTGGCGCTGACCGAGGAAGGGCTCAGGCAGGCGGGTGCTCTCGCCGAGTTCGCCGCGGCGGCCGGGCCGACGGCCGTGTTCTGCTCACCGCAGAGCAGGGCACGTCGCACGGCGGAGCCGTCCGCCGAGGCACTGGGCCTGCCCTTGCGAGTGGTCGACGAGCTGCGTGAAGTCCACTTCGGACTGCTGGAAGGGCGCACCAGGGACGAGCTGGCGGCGACGGATCCCGATGCGGTCGCGAGATTTCTGGCCGACCCCGCGACCGGCGCCTTCCCCGGCTCGGAGCCACCAGGGGACGCGGCAGCCCGCGGAGCGAAGGCCCTGCGCGGGATCGCCGCCGAAGTCCCTGGCGAGACGGTGCTGGTCGTCGCGCACAACACCCTGATCAGGCTGACCTTGTGCGCACTGCTCGGCATCCCGCTCGAGACCTACCGCACGGTGTTCCCGCGGCTGGACAACGCGGCCGTCACCGAGATCGCGATCGACGGCACACGCACCGGCCTGCTGCGCCTCAATCAGCAGGCAGGCACGCGATACTGGGCACCATGA
- a CDS encoding alpha/beta fold hydrolase has product MVPVVFVHGIRLSRAAWSEQLEVLGHPAKAVDLPGHGSRRGERFTLDGAVDAVAGAVDEPALVVGHSLGGYVAIAAAARHPEKVAGLVVAGSTFLPGRTLETPFRLAHRLLIRLPDRGEGLSRRQFRTALPPKLAEAVIGGGIATEVIPDVAKAIDAFDVLAELGTYPGPTWLINGSRDHFRRHEHRFLDACADGRLINVPKAGHYLPMARGKEFAQLVLDAARSLSIAVRVPGKSGAFGRGPG; this is encoded by the coding sequence GTGGTCCCCGTCGTCTTCGTTCACGGCATCCGGCTCAGCCGTGCCGCCTGGTCCGAGCAACTCGAAGTACTGGGCCATCCCGCGAAAGCGGTCGATCTCCCCGGCCACGGCAGCCGCCGGGGCGAACGCTTCACCCTGGATGGCGCGGTGGACGCCGTTGCCGGGGCCGTCGACGAGCCCGCCCTGGTCGTCGGGCACTCGCTTGGCGGCTACGTCGCGATCGCCGCGGCCGCGCGGCATCCGGAAAAGGTGGCCGGGCTCGTCGTCGCCGGCTCGACCTTCCTGCCCGGCAGGACGCTGGAGACGCCCTTCCGCCTCGCGCACCGTCTTCTCATTCGACTCCCGGACCGCGGAGAAGGGCTCAGCCGTCGGCAGTTCCGGACCGCGCTGCCGCCGAAGCTCGCCGAGGCCGTGATCGGCGGCGGCATCGCGACCGAGGTGATCCCGGACGTCGCCAAAGCAATCGACGCCTTCGACGTACTCGCGGAACTCGGCACCTACCCTGGCCCGACCTGGCTGATCAACGGCTCACGCGACCACTTCCGCCGCCACGAACACCGCTTTCTCGACGCCTGCGCCGACGGCAGGCTGATCAACGTCCCCAAGGCGGGGCATTACCTGCCGATGGCGCGCGGCAAGGAATTCGCTCAGCTGGTGCTCGACGCGGCCCGCAGCCTGTCGATCGCCGTCCGGGTGCCCGGTAAATCGGGAGCGTTCGGCCGCGGCCCTGGTTAA
- a CDS encoding 2-hydroxyacid dehydrogenase, which yields MRILAAGDHFVGTGLLAEAVRAEIGAGHEFSELTLPWPVEPFGPVANVHEASGTEEQVIEALAGAEVAVTQMAPFTKQVFTAVPGLKLVSVCRGGPVNVDLAAATEAGVAVTYAPGRNAGAAAEFAVGMILAAMRRISTSSAELLGGTWRGDYYAYDQTGLELDGTTVGLVGYGAIGARVAKVLVAFGAKVLVSDPFADPARISADGAELVELDDLLRRSFVVSLHARLTEETRHLIDAAKLALLPAGAVLVNTARGGLLDYSPLPEALRSGRLGALALDVYDVEPPPADWALRDAPNVIATPHLAGASRQTAERAASIVAAEVGRYVRGEALANLANPEVARP from the coding sequence TTGCGGATACTCGCTGCGGGAGACCATTTCGTCGGAACCGGCCTGCTGGCCGAAGCCGTCCGTGCCGAGATCGGCGCCGGGCACGAGTTCTCGGAACTGACCCTGCCGTGGCCGGTGGAGCCGTTCGGCCCGGTCGCGAACGTCCACGAGGCCAGCGGCACCGAGGAGCAGGTGATCGAGGCTCTGGCGGGCGCCGAGGTCGCCGTGACCCAGATGGCGCCCTTCACCAAGCAGGTGTTCACGGCCGTGCCGGGCCTCAAGCTCGTGTCGGTGTGCCGGGGCGGCCCGGTCAACGTCGACCTCGCCGCCGCCACCGAGGCCGGAGTCGCGGTGACGTACGCGCCTGGTCGCAACGCCGGCGCCGCCGCCGAATTCGCGGTCGGGATGATCCTGGCCGCGATGCGCCGGATCTCGACGTCCTCGGCCGAATTGCTGGGCGGGACCTGGCGTGGCGACTACTACGCCTACGACCAGACCGGCCTCGAACTCGACGGGACCACCGTCGGACTGGTCGGCTACGGCGCGATCGGCGCCCGAGTGGCCAAGGTGCTAGTCGCGTTCGGTGCGAAGGTGCTGGTCTCGGATCCGTTCGCCGACCCCGCCCGGATCAGCGCCGACGGTGCGGAGCTCGTCGAACTGGACGACCTGCTGCGCCGCAGTTTCGTGGTGAGCCTGCACGCGCGGCTCACCGAAGAGACCCGCCATCTGATCGACGCGGCCAAACTCGCGCTGCTGCCGGCGGGTGCCGTGCTGGTCAACACCGCGCGCGGCGGTCTGCTGGACTACTCCCCGCTGCCGGAGGCCTTGCGTTCGGGACGGCTCGGCGCGCTCGCGCTGGACGTGTACGACGTCGAGCCGCCGCCCGCCGACTGGGCACTGCGGGACGCGCCGAACGTGATCGCGACCCCGCATCTCGCCGGGGCCAGCAGGCAGACGGCGGAGCGGGCGGCGAGCATCGTCGCCGCCGAGGTCGGCCGGTACGTCCGCGGGGAGGCGCTCGCGAATCTGGCGAATCCCGAGGTTGCGCGGCCATGA
- a CDS encoding class II aldolase/adducin family protein — protein MILAKERLAVCEFARRMTADGLVVGTSGNVSARQGELVAVTPTGVDYATLRPEDVPVVGLDGEVVEGSLKPTSELPMHLTVYRQAADPDGKAISAVVHTHSVHATAVSTLVSEVPPIHYMLAAIGPTARVAPYATYGTEELAKAMLEALEGRRGCLLANHGTTTFGDSLASAYSRAQQLEWVCQVWLTARAAGTPNLLPPAEIEHVVEKLRGYGQR, from the coding sequence GTGATCCTGGCCAAAGAACGCTTGGCGGTCTGCGAATTCGCTCGCCGGATGACCGCCGACGGACTCGTGGTCGGCACGTCCGGGAACGTCTCCGCGAGGCAGGGCGAGCTGGTCGCGGTGACCCCGACCGGGGTCGACTACGCCACGCTGCGTCCGGAGGACGTGCCGGTGGTCGGCCTCGACGGCGAGGTCGTCGAAGGTTCCCTCAAACCCACCAGCGAGCTCCCGATGCACCTCACGGTGTACCGGCAGGCCGCGGATCCGGACGGCAAGGCGATCTCGGCCGTGGTGCACACACATTCCGTGCACGCCACGGCCGTCTCCACCCTCGTCAGCGAGGTGCCGCCGATCCACTACATGCTCGCCGCGATCGGCCCGACAGCCCGCGTCGCGCCCTACGCGACGTACGGCACCGAAGAGCTCGCCAAAGCCATGCTGGAGGCGCTGGAGGGCCGCCGAGGCTGCCTGCTGGCCAACCACGGCACCACCACGTTCGGCGACAGTCTCGCCTCCGCGTACAGCCGGGCGCAGCAGCTCGAATGGGTCTGCCAGGTCTGGCTGACGGCGCGGGCGGCGGGAACACCGAATCTGCTCCCGCCCGCCGAGATCGAGCACGTCGTGGAGAAGCTCCGCGGCTACGGCCAGCGCTGA
- a CDS encoding TetR/AcrR family transcriptional regulator: protein MSTQNGPRKAEAIFAATLELLAEHGYDRLAIEAVAARSGVNKTTLYRWWPSKDALLAAALRDSGLFALDVPDTGSLRGDLLAVAAHILRLLTSERTSPAVIATLAAGPHRPELGEVARSFFADRMAREQPIFERAAARGELRDGVDPVVLMDLLAGAIWFRILLRGGEADPKFLEEAVDTVLGGAA, encoded by the coding sequence GTGAGCACGCAGAACGGTCCACGCAAGGCGGAGGCGATCTTCGCGGCCACCCTCGAACTACTGGCCGAGCACGGCTACGACAGGCTCGCCATCGAGGCCGTCGCAGCCCGGTCCGGTGTCAACAAGACGACGCTGTACCGGTGGTGGCCGTCGAAGGACGCGCTCCTGGCGGCGGCGCTGCGCGATTCGGGGCTGTTCGCCCTCGACGTACCGGACACCGGCAGCCTGCGCGGCGACCTCCTCGCCGTCGCGGCACACATCCTCCGGCTGCTGACCTCGGAGCGCACCTCACCCGCTGTCATCGCGACGCTCGCCGCGGGGCCTCACCGCCCGGAACTGGGCGAGGTCGCGCGGAGTTTCTTCGCCGACCGCATGGCACGCGAGCAGCCGATCTTCGAACGCGCGGCCGCGAGGGGCGAACTTCGCGACGGCGTCGACCCGGTCGTGCTGATGGATCTGCTCGCGGGGGCGATCTGGTTCCGGATACTGCTGCGCGGAGGCGAGGCCGATCCGAAATTCCTCGAAGAAGCCGTCGACACCGTACTGGGCGGTGCCGCGTGA
- a CDS encoding DeoR/GlpR family DNA-binding transcription regulator, with product MSDEKTAGASAHSRNTRQRQITEHVFESGSATISDLVELTGVSTMTVHRDVDELARRGLLRKYRGGVSAMPSTVFESNADYRMNVHSEEKAVIAAHALARVEPGMSILLDDSTSALALAKMLHRVTPLTVATNYLGAIELLKGVPGLRLICIGGDYSATHDSFLGMQSLEAIERINVDATFVSTSAMNTRMTFHQEPEIVMLKRAMLASARTKVLLMDHSKTERAALHRLAPLSDFDVLIVDDGVADHLAEEMRSQVEVDVAEI from the coding sequence ATGAGCGATGAGAAGACGGCGGGCGCGAGCGCACACTCTCGTAACACGCGCCAGCGGCAGATCACCGAACACGTCTTCGAATCCGGCTCCGCCACCATCTCCGACCTGGTGGAACTCACCGGTGTCAGCACCATGACGGTGCACCGGGACGTCGACGAACTGGCCAGGCGCGGCCTGCTGCGGAAGTACCGCGGCGGCGTGTCGGCCATGCCGTCGACGGTCTTCGAAAGCAACGCCGACTACCGGATGAACGTGCATTCGGAAGAGAAGGCGGTGATCGCCGCGCACGCGCTCGCTCGCGTCGAACCGGGGATGTCGATCCTGCTCGACGACTCCACGAGCGCGCTCGCACTGGCGAAGATGCTGCACCGCGTCACGCCCCTGACCGTCGCGACGAACTACCTCGGCGCCATCGAGCTGCTCAAAGGCGTTCCCGGCCTGCGGCTCATCTGCATCGGCGGCGATTACTCGGCGACCCACGACTCGTTCCTCGGCATGCAGAGCCTCGAGGCGATCGAACGGATCAACGTCGACGCGACCTTCGTTTCGACCTCGGCGATGAACACGCGGATGACCTTCCACCAGGAGCCGGAGATCGTGATGCTGAAGCGCGCGATGCTGGCCAGCGCCCGGACGAAGGTGCTGCTGATGGACCACAGCAAGACCGAACGCGCGGCACTGCACCGGCTGGCCCCGCTGAGCGACTTCGACGTGCTGATCGTCGACGACGGCGTGGCGGACCACCTGGCCGAGGAGATGCGGAGCCAGGTGGAAGTGGACGTCGCCGAGATCTGA
- a CDS encoding ribose-5-phosphate isomerase has product MRIVVAADNAGVALKDQLRDLLLADDRVDEVTDLGVADGSDDKAYPLLGLAAAETIARGEADRGVLVCGTGIGMAISANKVPGVRATVAHDSYSAERSVKSNDCQVITFGARAIGPELAKKIVAEWVGYRFDPASASASKVAHITEYEQAH; this is encoded by the coding sequence ATGCGGATCGTGGTGGCGGCGGACAACGCCGGGGTGGCACTCAAAGACCAGTTGCGTGACCTGCTCCTCGCCGACGACAGGGTGGACGAGGTCACCGACCTCGGTGTGGCCGACGGATCGGACGACAAGGCATACCCGTTGCTGGGGCTCGCGGCGGCGGAGACGATCGCGCGAGGCGAGGCGGATCGCGGCGTACTGGTCTGCGGGACCGGGATCGGCATGGCCATCTCGGCGAACAAGGTCCCCGGTGTCCGGGCCACCGTCGCGCACGACTCGTACTCCGCCGAGCGTTCGGTCAAGTCGAACGACTGCCAGGTGATCACTTTCGGTGCGCGGGCGATCGGCCCGGAGCTGGCGAAGAAGATCGTCGCCGAATGGGTCGGCTACCGCTTCGATCCGGCTTCGGCCAGCGCGAGCAAGGTCGCGCACATCACCGAGTACGAGCAAGCTCACTAG
- a CDS encoding FGGY-family carbohydrate kinase, with the protein MIIGVDIGTSLTKAVVFDKAGMSVASACATSEVHHLPGGLVEQDLDQVIGTVATVVREVAAKLDGPVTALALTGQGDGLWLRDESGQAVRPAISWLDGRANSLLAEWQAAGVTREVFRRTASGMFPGSAAAIMSFLDTHEPESLDRAAVAGYCVDAVLQRLTGEITVDASDASLPFLDPATRRYDEDAIAAVGLSHRRSLLVEPAAPKTVFRLDERGAGLLGLPVGLPVTAGPFDLPASAIGAGVRRAGDGILTAGTTLACQVLTDSAVFDPEGEPAGMFLCTPEEGEFLRAMPAMVGTAGIDWVCRLFGIAVEEIGSLLDASAPGAGGVRALPFLSASGERAPFVDAAARAQFSGLSLESERGDIVRALCESIAYAAKHCFDAAGLTGTLYACGGGVRSLEWTRIFADVLGRPIVIPGDPGVGARGAVIVAADALGEPVDRELWAESARVVEVRPENVGFYEQGYADYQASLAAARGLWRL; encoded by the coding sequence ATGATCATCGGCGTCGACATCGGCACGTCGCTGACCAAGGCGGTCGTCTTCGACAAGGCCGGGATGTCCGTGGCGAGTGCGTGCGCCACGTCCGAGGTGCACCACCTGCCGGGCGGACTGGTCGAACAGGACCTCGACCAGGTTATCGGCACCGTGGCGACGGTGGTGCGTGAGGTCGCCGCCAAACTCGACGGTCCGGTCACCGCGCTGGCGCTCACCGGGCAGGGCGACGGACTGTGGCTGCGTGACGAGTCCGGACAGGCCGTGCGGCCCGCGATCTCCTGGCTCGACGGGCGGGCGAACTCGCTGCTGGCCGAATGGCAGGCCGCCGGCGTGACCAGGGAAGTGTTCCGCCGGACCGCGTCGGGCATGTTCCCCGGCAGCGCCGCCGCGATCATGTCCTTTTTGGACACTCACGAACCGGAGTCGCTCGACAGGGCGGCGGTGGCGGGTTACTGCGTCGACGCGGTGCTCCAGCGGCTGACCGGCGAGATCACCGTCGACGCGTCGGATGCTTCGCTGCCCTTCCTCGACCCCGCCACCCGGCGCTACGACGAAGACGCCATCGCGGCCGTCGGCCTCTCCCACCGCCGGAGCCTGCTCGTCGAGCCCGCGGCCCCGAAGACCGTGTTCCGTTTGGACGAGCGCGGGGCAGGGCTGCTCGGTCTTCCCGTCGGGCTGCCGGTCACCGCGGGGCCGTTCGATCTGCCCGCGAGCGCCATCGGTGCCGGTGTGCGCCGGGCGGGCGACGGCATCCTCACCGCCGGGACCACGCTCGCCTGCCAGGTTCTGACGGACTCGGCGGTGTTCGATCCGGAGGGCGAGCCCGCGGGGATGTTCCTTTGCACCCCGGAAGAAGGAGAGTTCCTCCGGGCGATGCCCGCGATGGTCGGCACCGCGGGCATCGACTGGGTGTGCCGCCTGTTCGGAATCGCGGTCGAGGAGATCGGCTCCCTGCTCGACGCGAGCGCACCCGGTGCGGGTGGTGTTCGCGCGCTGCCGTTCCTCTCCGCGTCCGGTGAGCGGGCACCGTTCGTCGACGCTGCGGCGAGGGCGCAGTTCTCCGGGCTGAGCCTGGAGAGCGAACGTGGCGACATCGTCCGCGCACTGTGCGAGTCGATCGCGTACGCGGCAAAGCACTGCTTCGACGCGGCCGGGCTCACTGGCACCTTGTACGCCTGCGGTGGCGGGGTCCGCTCACTTGAGTGGACTCGCATCTTCGCGGACGTTCTCGGGCGGCCCATCGTGATCCCCGGCGATCCAGGGGTCGGTGCCCGAGGCGCGGTGATCGTCGCCGCGGACGCTCTCGGCGAACCGGTCGACAGGGAACTGTGGGCGGAGAGTGCCCGCGTCGTCGAGGTCCGCCCCGAGAACGTAGGTTTCTACGAGCAGGGCTACGCCGACTACCAGGCCTCACTGGCCGCGGCTCGTGGACTGTGGAGGTTGTGA
- a CDS encoding dihydroxyacetone kinase family protein: MTVLGAAETFKRDWLDGFVTAYGRSVRKVPGAYGVLRREETERKVAVVIGGGCGHYPAFAGLVGPGLADGAVVGDVFTSPSAEQVYRTARAAESGAGVLFGYGNYQGDVLHFGLAARRLAAEGVESRTILVTDDIASGPADAPERRRGVAGDFLVFKIAGAAAERGDDLAAVHAVAEKANSHTRTFGVAFGGCTLPGASAPLFTVGESEMELGLGIHGEPGVRTVGRLSARELADELVDGLLPELPVGDGRVVVLLNGLGRTKYEEMFATYTRVHERLAEAGLSPLHTEVGEFVTSLDMAGVSLSILVLDDELAELYAAPCDTPGYRSAGAALAQVPLESTVDSLLAEAEPGQGIVDRALTAALHVIEDGEAELGRLDAVAADGDHGLGMTRGMRAAVAAARRDGDSPSTALLAAGTGFADAAGGASGALYGVLLAETGAGIQGRSGAEITAEVLANAVDGAVTAFVELGKAEPGEKTMLDAIEPFRLALREQAEAGADVPQAWQKAAQVAVSAAEATADLLPAKGRAARLAQRSKGHPDPGATSFALLVTAVGQALGKED, from the coding sequence ATGACGGTCCTGGGTGCCGCGGAGACGTTCAAACGCGACTGGCTGGACGGGTTCGTCACCGCCTACGGGCGTTCGGTGCGCAAGGTTCCCGGCGCCTATGGCGTGCTGCGTCGCGAAGAAACCGAGCGCAAGGTCGCGGTGGTGATCGGTGGCGGCTGCGGCCACTATCCCGCCTTCGCCGGGCTGGTCGGCCCCGGTCTCGCCGACGGTGCCGTGGTGGGCGACGTGTTCACCAGCCCGAGCGCCGAGCAGGTCTACCGCACGGCGCGGGCCGCGGAGAGCGGTGCCGGAGTGCTCTTCGGCTACGGCAACTACCAGGGCGACGTGCTGCATTTCGGGCTCGCCGCGCGCAGGCTGGCGGCCGAGGGCGTCGAAAGCCGCACGATCCTGGTCACCGACGACATCGCCAGCGGTCCCGCCGACGCGCCGGAACGGCGTCGCGGTGTCGCTGGGGACTTCCTGGTCTTCAAGATCGCGGGCGCCGCCGCCGAACGCGGTGACGACCTGGCCGCCGTGCACGCGGTGGCGGAGAAGGCGAACTCGCACACCCGCACCTTCGGGGTGGCGTTCGGCGGCTGCACACTGCCCGGCGCGTCCGCTCCGCTGTTCACCGTCGGCGAGAGCGAGATGGAACTGGGGCTCGGTATCCACGGCGAGCCCGGCGTGCGCACCGTCGGCAGGCTGAGCGCCCGTGAACTGGCCGACGAACTGGTCGACGGCCTCCTCCCGGAACTGCCGGTCGGTGACGGGCGAGTGGTGGTCCTGCTGAACGGGCTGGGCCGCACCAAATACGAAGAGATGTTCGCGACGTACACCCGTGTGCACGAGCGGCTAGCCGAGGCGGGGCTCAGCCCGCTGCACACCGAGGTCGGCGAATTCGTCACCTCGCTCGACATGGCCGGTGTCTCGCTGTCGATCCTGGTGCTCGACGACGAACTCGCCGAGCTCTATGCCGCACCCTGTGACACCCCTGGCTACCGGAGCGCCGGTGCCGCGCTGGCCCAGGTCCCGCTGGAGTCCACAGTGGACTCTCTGCTGGCGGAGGCCGAGCCGGGGCAAGGCATCGTGGACCGCGCGTTGACGGCGGCGCTGCACGTCATCGAAGACGGCGAAGCCGAACTCGGCAGGTTGGACGCGGTCGCCGCCGACGGTGACCACGGGCTGGGCATGACCAGGGGAATGCGGGCCGCGGTGGCCGCCGCGAGGCGTGATGGAGATTCGCCGTCGACCGCGCTGCTGGCGGCGGGGACGGGGTTCGCCGATGCGGCGGGCGGCGCGTCCGGGGCGCTGTACGGGGTCCTGCTGGCCGAAACCGGTGCCGGAATACAGGGCCGGTCCGGAGCCGAGATCACCGCGGAAGTCCTCGCGAACGCCGTGGACGGCGCCGTGACGGCCTTCGTCGAACTGGGCAAGGCCGAACCGGGTGAGAAGACCATGCTCGACGCCATCGAGCCGTTCCGGCTGGCGTTGCGCGAACAGGCCGAGGCGGGCGCCGACGTCCCGCAGGCCTGGCAGAAGGCGGCCCAGGTCGCGGTGAGTGCGGCCGAGGCCACGGCGGACCTGCTGCCCGCCAAAGGGCGGGCGGCGCGGTTGGCGCAGCGGAGCAAAGGGCACCCCGATCCAGGGGCCACCTCGTTCGCGCTGCTCGTCACCGCGGTCGGCCAGGCGCTGGGAAAGGAAGACTGA
- a CDS encoding MFS transporter, producing the protein MNQVTPPLSRSGSSAGSGFARVLNRWGLPAPLFLGYAGLLLFMIGDGVESGFIAPFMADNGAGTEIKASYVITVYGVAVMLASWLSGALSDLWGPRRVMMIGLAIWLVFDVLFLAVAVSGENYALMLVFYGLRGFGYPMFAFGFLVWITAVAPVARLGAAVGWFYFAFTGGLPTLGALVASFTNPVLGHYGTLWVSVGLLALGGLLAIFGVRQRTGYTRLAPPDVKPVQSLVSSVSIAWKKPRVGVGMLVRVINTAPEFGMLVFFPTIFIEGIGFGESRWLLLVSVIYGTNIFFNLIFGVLSDRIGWRTTIFWFGAIGCAISILLLYFVPIAMGAEYYWLALLVGALYGATLAGFVPISALLPSLAPENKGGAMALLNLGAGAAAFVGPAIVSVFLGPLGAAGVVIVFAALYLVAAVLVRYLKLPEETAKAIEEDKSLQQVGEKVVTT; encoded by the coding sequence ATGAACCAGGTAACACCGCCGTTATCGCGATCCGGGAGCAGCGCCGGGAGCGGGTTCGCCCGCGTCTTGAACCGCTGGGGCCTGCCCGCCCCGCTGTTCCTCGGCTATGCCGGACTGCTGCTGTTCATGATCGGCGACGGGGTCGAGTCGGGCTTCATCGCGCCGTTCATGGCGGACAACGGCGCGGGCACCGAGATCAAGGCCTCGTACGTGATCACGGTGTACGGCGTCGCCGTGATGCTGGCGTCGTGGTTGTCAGGGGCGCTGTCGGATCTCTGGGGACCGCGTCGCGTGATGATGATCGGCCTGGCCATCTGGCTGGTGTTCGACGTGCTGTTCCTCGCCGTCGCGGTATCCGGTGAGAACTACGCGCTGATGCTGGTGTTCTACGGTCTGCGCGGCTTCGGCTATCCGATGTTCGCATTCGGTTTCCTGGTCTGGATCACCGCGGTGGCGCCGGTCGCCAGGCTCGGCGCGGCCGTGGGCTGGTTCTACTTCGCCTTCACGGGCGGGCTGCCGACGCTGGGCGCGCTGGTCGCGAGCTTCACGAATCCGGTACTCGGCCATTACGGCACGCTCTGGGTGTCGGTGGGGCTGCTCGCGCTCGGCGGGTTGCTGGCGATCTTCGGGGTCCGGCAGCGGACCGGGTACACCCGGCTCGCGCCGCCGGACGTGAAACCGGTGCAGAGCCTGGTCTCCAGCGTGTCGATCGCGTGGAAGAAACCCCGCGTCGGAGTCGGGATGCTCGTCCGGGTCATCAACACCGCGCCCGAATTCGGCATGCTGGTGTTCTTCCCGACGATCTTCATCGAGGGCATCGGGTTCGGGGAAAGCCGCTGGCTGCTCCTGGTCTCGGTCATCTACGGCACGAACATCTTCTTCAACCTGATCTTCGGCGTGCTGAGCGACCGGATCGGCTGGCGCACCACGATCTTCTGGTTCGGTGCGATCGGCTGCGCGATCTCGATCCTGTTGCTCTACTTCGTCCCGATCGCGATGGGCGCCGAGTACTACTGGCTCGCGTTGCTCGTCGGCGCGCTGTACGGCGCCACGCTCGCCGGATTCGTGCCGATCTCGGCGCTGCTTCCCTCGCTCGCCCCGGAGAACAAGGGCGGCGCGATGGCGCTGCTGAACCTGGGCGCGGGGGCGGCGGCGTTCGTCGGACCGGCGATCGTCAGCGTGTTCCTGGGCCCGCTGGGCGCGGCCGGAGTGGTGATCGTCTTCGCCGCGCTGTACCTGGTCGCGGCGGTCTTGGTGCGCTACCTGAAGTTGCCCGAAGAGACGGCGAAGGCGATCGAAGAGGACAAGAGCCTGCAGCAAGTCGGAGAGAAGGTCGTCACCACGTGA
- a CDS encoding HAD family hydrolase: MALAAVVFDLDGVLVDSEHLWEENWVAYAARHRTEWTAEDTASVQGMSAPEWAAYLAKRSGTPESAVEVERAVVDGMIAAIEAGEAPLLPGAGEMVREVSAKVPVALASSAARRVIDAVLEKHRLTGEFTATVSSAEVARGKPSPDVYLEAAARLGRSGEECLGVEDSSNGIRAAAAAGLTVIALPNPVYPPKPDALELAAAVAENNDDVRRKLLAYLSGEFAEASGR; encoded by the coding sequence ATGGCACTCGCCGCGGTGGTGTTCGACCTGGACGGTGTCCTCGTCGACAGTGAACACCTCTGGGAAGAAAACTGGGTGGCGTACGCCGCCCGGCACCGGACCGAATGGACCGCTGAGGACACCGCGTCCGTACAGGGGATGAGCGCACCCGAATGGGCCGCCTACCTCGCCAAGCGGTCCGGTACGCCGGAAAGCGCGGTCGAGGTCGAACGTGCCGTGGTGGACGGCATGATCGCCGCGATCGAAGCGGGAGAGGCGCCCCTGCTGCCGGGTGCCGGCGAGATGGTCCGTGAGGTGAGCGCGAAGGTGCCGGTCGCGCTGGCTTCGTCGGCCGCCCGCCGGGTGATCGACGCCGTACTCGAAAAGCACAGGCTCACCGGTGAGTTCACCGCGACCGTCTCCAGTGCCGAGGTCGCCAGGGGCAAGCCGAGCCCGGACGTCTACCTCGAAGCCGCCGCCAGGCTCGGCCGCTCCGGCGAGGAATGCCTGGGCGTCGAAGACTCCAGCAACGGCATCCGCGCCGCCGCCGCGGCCGGGCTCACCGTGATCGCGCTGCCGAATCCGGTGTACCCGCCGAAGCCGGACGCGCTCGAACTGGCCGCCGCGGTCGCGGAGAACAACGACGACGTGCGCCGCAAACTGCTCGCGTACCTGTCCGGTGAATTCGCGGAGGCGAGCGGGCGATGA